In Scatophagus argus isolate fScaArg1 chromosome 3, fScaArg1.pri, whole genome shotgun sequence, one genomic interval encodes:
- the ctsa gene encoding lysosomal protective protein: MQVGAVLCCFLFSLLGGDAAPAGDEVTYLPGLQKQPSFRHYSGYLSVADGKHLHYWFVESQNNPSSDPVVLWLNGGPGCSSLDGLLTEHGPFLIQGDGATLQYNPYSWNKIANMLYLESPAGVGFSYSDDKNYVTNDTEVSMNNYLALKEFFRLFPEFSQNELFLTGESYGGIYIPTLAERVMEDTSLNLQGVAVGNGMSSYEMNDNSLVYFAYYHGLLGSQLWKELQMFCCRDGKCNFYNNPNQNCSDSLSEVQMIVYSSGLNIYNLYAPCAGGVPQRLSTEAGELVIRDLGNSFINHQWTWLWNQKLRGLASLHLSVRLDPPCTNSTPSSLYLNNAFVRSALHISPKALDWVVCSAEVNLNYGRVYLDVRKQYLKLLTALKYRVLVYNGDVDMACNFMGDEWFVESLQQQVEVQRRTWLYNDGDSQQVGGFVKEFNNIAFLTVKGSGHMVPSDKPGAAFTMFSRFIKKQPY; the protein is encoded by the exons ATGCAGGTGGGGGCGGTGTTGTGTTGCTTCCTGTTCTCTCTGCTGGGTGGTGATGCAGCCCCGGCTGGAGACGAAGTGACTTACCTGCCTGGTCTGCAGAAACAGCCGAGCTTCAGACATTACTCAGGATACCTGAGTGTGGCTGATGGAAAACACCTGCACTACTG GTTTGTGGAGTCCCAGAACAACCCGTCCTCTGACCCGGTGGTGTTGTGGTTGAACGGTGGTCCCGGCTGCAGCTCTCTGGATGGCCTTCTGACTGAACACGGCCCCTTCCTG ATCCAGGGCGATGGAGCGACGCTTCAGTACAACCCGTACTCGTGGAACAAG ATTGCCAACATGTTGTACCTGGAGTCTCCAGCCGGAGTTGGCTTCTCGTACTCTGACGATAAGAACTACGTCACCAACGACACGGAG gtgTCGATGAATAACTACCTGGCTCTGAAGGAGTTCTTCCGTCTGTTTCCAGAGTTCAGCCAGAACGAGCTGTTCCTCACCGGCGAGAGTTATGGAGGAATCTACATCCCAACACTGGCCgagagagtgatggaggacACCAGCCTCAACCTGCAG GGTGTTGCCGTGGGAAACGGGATGTCAAGTTATGAGATGAATGATAACTCTCTGGTGTACTTTGCCTACTACCACGGCCTCCTGGGAAGTCAGCTGTGGAAAGAGTTGCAAATGTTCTGCTGCAGGGACGGGAAGTGCAACTTCTACAACAACCCCAACCAGAACTGCTCAGACAGC ctgtctgaggTTCAGATGATTGTCTACAGTTCAGGGCTGAACATATACAACCTGTATGCGCCCTGTGCAGGTGGAGTCCCCCAGAGACTCAG TACTGAAGCAGGTGAGCTGGTGATCAGAGATCTGGGAAACTCGTTCATCAACCATCAGTGGACTTGGCTGTGGAACCAG AAGTTACGAGGTCTGGCgtctctccacctgtctgtccgTCTGGACCCTCCCTGCACTAACTCCACCCCCTCGTCCCTCTACCTGAACAACGCATTCGTCCGATCAGCGCTGCATATCAGCCCCAAGGCCCTGGACTGGGTCGTCTGCAG CGCCGAGGTGAATCTGAACTACGGCCGTGTCTACCTGGACGTCAGGAAGCAGTACCTGAAGCTGCTTACTGCTCTG AAGTACCGGGTCCTGGTGTATAACGGGGATGTGGACATGGCCTGTAACTTCATGGGGGACGAGTGGTTTGTggagtctctgcagcagcag gtggAGGTCCAGAGGAGGACGTGGCTCTACAATGATGGAGACAGCCAGCAGGTCGGAGGCTTCGTCAAAGAGTTCAACAACATCGCCTTCCTCACTGTCAAG ggTTCTGGTCACATGGTTCCATCAGACAAACCAGGTGCTGCCTTCACCATGTTCTCCAGATTCATCAAGAAACAACCCTACTGA